The Thermus antranikianii DSM 12462 genome has a segment encoding these proteins:
- a CDS encoding ABC transporter substrate-binding protein encodes MRRALAALVGFIALAGVASAQPFVWPQKWTVAKPSEVKRGGTIREAVISDYRTFNPFITAEAGNVPSLLAGPIGLVRRDPTTGDWIPYMAESWTVSPNKLEITFKIRRGMKWSDGQPITADDWIMTWRIHTDKAVGSNSYDSFFIDGKPITLRKIDDYTIRFIYPKTDAEAFAVASFAPWPAHIFGPVYQREGAEGIKKMWTLNEKPENIVSGGPWLIESYRPGERLVLKRNPAFGEWNKDEAGNPLPYLDRREIRIVKDTNAQLAEFLAGNIDLMAPATVDHISQIRQAIQQGRLDATIKVNASPVASSQFMVFNWNKASDPFKQSLFRSDKFRRAMSHIVNRQAVIDIVYGGLGTPMYSSVYPVLTQWVNPKVPKYEYNLQQAAKLLAELGFTKKDRDGYLVDSKGRRLEFNLSTNAGNVQREQIAKLIVDEAKKVGVKVNFTAIDFNTLVGQLLSSGPDRPFDAIIIGLTGGGLDWPFGSNVVPCKGNLHMWNKSGQCLDPRETQLDALYSRGRTELDFKKRVEIGYRMQEIEAQLLPVIYIAGPNYHPAWNNRLGGEHPDAIISSIWGQRQLELTFIKK; translated from the coding sequence TATAGCCCTGGCGGGGGTAGCCAGCGCCCAGCCCTTTGTCTGGCCCCAGAAGTGGACAGTGGCCAAGCCATCTGAGGTGAAGCGGGGTGGCACCATCCGGGAAGCGGTGATCTCGGACTACCGGACCTTTAACCCCTTCATCACGGCGGAGGCGGGCAATGTTCCTAGCCTTCTCGCTGGGCCTATCGGTTTGGTGCGCCGTGACCCCACCACCGGGGACTGGATCCCTTACATGGCGGAGTCTTGGACCGTAAGCCCCAATAAGCTGGAGATCACCTTCAAAATCCGCCGAGGGATGAAGTGGTCCGACGGCCAACCCATCACCGCCGACGACTGGATCATGACCTGGCGCATCCACACGGATAAGGCGGTGGGGTCCAATAGTTATGACTCCTTCTTCATAGATGGGAAGCCCATCACCCTGCGCAAGATTGACGACTACACCATCCGCTTCATCTATCCCAAGACGGATGCGGAAGCCTTTGCCGTGGCCAGCTTTGCCCCTTGGCCGGCCCATATCTTTGGGCCCGTCTACCAAAGGGAGGGGGCAGAGGGCATCAAGAAGATGTGGACCCTGAACGAGAAGCCGGAAAACATTGTTTCCGGCGGGCCTTGGCTCATCGAGAGCTACCGCCCGGGTGAGCGCCTGGTCTTGAAGCGTAACCCCGCCTTTGGCGAGTGGAACAAGGATGAAGCGGGGAACCCCTTGCCCTATCTGGACCGCCGTGAAATCCGTATTGTCAAGGACACCAACGCCCAGTTGGCGGAGTTCCTGGCGGGGAACATCGACCTCATGGCCCCCGCCACCGTGGACCACATCTCCCAGATTCGCCAGGCCATCCAGCAGGGCCGCCTGGACGCCACCATCAAGGTGAACGCTTCCCCGGTGGCCAGCAGCCAGTTCATGGTCTTCAACTGGAACAAGGCCTCGGATCCCTTCAAGCAAAGCCTTTTCCGCTCCGACAAGTTCCGGCGGGCCATGAGCCACATCGTGAACCGCCAGGCGGTCATCGACATCGTCTATGGCGGTCTGGGCACCCCCATGTACAGCAGCGTCTACCCGGTGCTCACCCAGTGGGTGAACCCCAAGGTGCCCAAGTACGAGTACAACCTGCAGCAGGCGGCCAAACTCCTGGCGGAGCTGGGCTTCACCAAGAAGGATAGGGACGGCTACCTGGTAGACTCCAAGGGCCGGAGGCTTGAGTTCAACCTTTCCACCAACGCCGGTAATGTTCAGCGGGAGCAGATCGCCAAGCTCATCGTGGACGAGGCCAAGAAGGTGGGGGTGAAGGTGAACTTCACCGCCATCGACTTCAACACCCTGGTGGGGCAGCTCCTTTCCTCCGGTCCTGACCGGCCCTTTGACGCCATCATCATCGGCCTCACCGGCGGTGGTCTGGACTGGCCCTTTGGTTCCAACGTGGTGCCCTGCAAGGGCAACCTGCACATGTGGAACAAGTCGGGCCAGTGCCTGGATCCCAGGGAAACCCAGCTGGACGCCCTTTACTCCCGGGGCCGCACCGAGCTTGACTTCAAGAAGCGGGTGGAAATCGGCTACCGCATGCAGGAGATCGAGGCCCAGCTCCTTCCTGTCATCTACATCGCCGGGCCCAACTACCACCCCGCCTGGAACAACCGCCTGGGTGGGGAGCACCCCGATGCCATCATCAGCAGCATCTGGGGCCAGCGGCAGCTGGAGCTGACCTTCATCAAGAAATGA
- a CDS encoding ABC transporter permease, whose amino-acid sequence MTAYILRRILYLIPTFFGATFLAFLIIQLAPGDYLTQLELDPKVTPETIARLRSQFGLDRPIHEQYLLWMHNLLHLNLGYSFAYQAPVLDVIWPRVVNSMVIVVPSTLLLFLVAIPVGVYGALRQYSVGDRVISFLAYIGLAIPNFFLALIFMYLILQVYFRTGVMVFPVSGMTSSGFEQFDSWKKILDIAWHAVIPIIVVTTSDIAGFSRVMRGQMLEVLSQDYIRTARAKGLAERVVVYKHALRNAVIPFVANIGGILPGLISGAGLVEVVMAWPGITPLLLDSLQQQDLYMVAGFLTIGLVLLMVGNLLSDLLLTWVDPRIRYE is encoded by the coding sequence ATGACCGCATACATCCTTCGCCGAATCCTTTACCTGATCCCCACCTTCTTCGGGGCTACCTTCCTGGCCTTCCTCATCATCCAGCTGGCCCCGGGGGATTATCTGACCCAGCTGGAGCTGGATCCCAAGGTGACCCCAGAGACCATTGCCCGCCTTAGGTCCCAGTTTGGCCTGGATCGGCCCATCCATGAGCAGTACCTCCTTTGGATGCATAACCTTTTGCATCTCAATCTGGGCTATTCCTTTGCCTACCAGGCCCCGGTGCTGGACGTTATCTGGCCCCGGGTGGTCAACTCCATGGTCATCGTGGTGCCGTCTACCCTGCTCCTTTTCCTGGTAGCCATTCCCGTGGGAGTCTATGGCGCTTTGCGCCAGTACTCCGTTGGGGACCGAGTGATTTCCTTTTTAGCCTACATTGGCCTGGCCATCCCCAACTTTTTTCTGGCCCTTATCTTCATGTACCTGATCCTTCAGGTCTACTTCCGCACGGGAGTGATGGTTTTCCCGGTGTCGGGCATGACCAGTAGCGGTTTCGAGCAGTTCGACTCCTGGAAAAAGATCTTGGACATCGCCTGGCATGCGGTGATTCCTATCATCGTGGTAACCACCAGTGACATCGCAGGTTTTTCCCGGGTCATGCGGGGGCAGATGCTGGAGGTTCTCTCCCAGGATTACATCCGCACCGCTCGGGCCAAGGGCTTGGCGGAGCGGGTAGTGGTCTACAAGCATGCCCTTAGGAACGCCGTCATCCCTTTTGTGGCCAACATAGGCGGCATTTTGCCTGGGCTGATCTCAGGAGCAGGGTTGGTGGAGGTGGTCATGGCTTGGCCTGGGATTACTCCGCTTCTTCTTGACTCCTTGCAGCAACAAGACCTTTACATGGTAGCTGGCTTCCTAACCATAGGTTTAGTCCTCCTGATGGTGGGTAATCTGCTTTCCGACCTCCTTTTGACCTGGGTGGACCCCAGGATTCGCTACGAGTAG
- a CDS encoding ABC transporter permease gives MRASAVKTHQAQSLTQVALRQFRKHPLAVWGLRILLVLYTFALFAGFFTPYDPNYYELYPPKGHHPPTRIHFVDPETGRLSRPFVYATKRSIDPISLQPRYEEDPSQGKFYLRFFVRTPEQPYTILRVFRSDLRLFGVDPPGRIFLMGTDNFGRDLYSRLVYGGQVSLTIGILSALVSFVLGLVLGGIAGYFSGRPFALSLPLQAWRGRGLLLGPLSWAVWGGLAFGALYLAWAYYTLTGLGVLQILAALAALWFAYFLARTLPFRPLLLDPDNLIMRLVEIIAAIPTLFLLISLRAVFPTNVDPLFTFYLVVGLLGFIGWGGLARVVRGIVLSVREMDYVQAARALGASDARIIARHVLPATASYIIVSLSLTIPGFILGESGLSFLGLGVTEPYTSWGLLLQSAQQGGFASFVDRPWVLWPGFFIFVSIMAWNFVGDGLRDAFDPRRRQ, from the coding sequence ATGCGGGCATCTGCTGTCAAAACCCACCAAGCGCAAAGCCTCACCCAGGTGGCCCTGCGCCAGTTCCGCAAGCACCCGCTGGCGGTTTGGGGTCTCAGGATCCTTCTGGTGCTTTACACGTTTGCCCTTTTTGCCGGTTTCTTCACTCCTTACGATCCCAACTATTATGAGCTTTATCCCCCAAAGGGCCACCATCCACCCACTCGGATCCATTTTGTGGATCCGGAAACGGGGCGGCTTAGCCGACCCTTTGTCTATGCCACCAAGCGGAGTATTGACCCCATTTCTTTGCAGCCACGCTACGAGGAGGATCCATCCCAGGGAAAGTTCTACCTGCGCTTTTTCGTGCGCACCCCTGAGCAACCCTACACCATTCTCAGGGTATTCCGCTCCGATTTGCGCCTTTTCGGGGTGGATCCCCCAGGCCGCATCTTCCTGATGGGTACGGATAACTTTGGCCGCGACCTTTATAGCCGCCTGGTCTATGGTGGGCAGGTTTCCCTCACCATTGGCATTCTCTCAGCCCTGGTTTCCTTCGTCTTGGGGCTGGTGCTGGGAGGGATCGCTGGATATTTCTCCGGCCGGCCCTTTGCCCTCTCCTTGCCTCTTCAAGCGTGGCGAGGGCGGGGCTTGCTTTTGGGGCCTCTTTCTTGGGCCGTCTGGGGGGGGTTGGCCTTCGGGGCCTTGTACTTGGCTTGGGCGTACTACACGCTTACCGGCCTTGGGGTTCTCCAGATTTTGGCGGCGTTAGCTGCCTTATGGTTTGCCTATTTTCTTGCTAGAACCCTGCCTTTTCGTCCGCTTCTCCTAGACCCGGACAACCTCATCATGCGCCTGGTGGAGATCATCGCCGCCATTCCCACCCTTTTCCTCCTTATTTCCTTACGGGCGGTATTCCCCACCAACGTTGACCCCCTTTTCACCTTCTACCTGGTGGTAGGGCTTTTGGGCTTCATCGGCTGGGGGGGGTTGGCCCGGGTGGTGCGGGGAATCGTCCTCTCCGTGCGGGAGATGGACTACGTGCAAGCGGCAAGGGCCTTGGGAGCCTCGGATGCCCGGATCATTGCCCGCCACGTGCTGCCGGCTACCGCAAGCTACATTATTGTCAGCCTTTCCTTGACCATCCCGGGTTTTATCCTGGGGGAAAGCGGGCTTTCCTTCTTAGGGCTTGGGGTCACGGAGCCCTACACCAGCTGGGGGCTTCTCCTGCAATCGGCCCAGCAGGGCGGTTTTGCTAGTTTTGTGGATCGTCCCTGGGTGCTTTGGCCGGGGTTTTTTATCTTCGTGTCCATCATGGCTTGGAACTTTGTGGGGGATGGTCTGCGGGATGCCTTTGACCCCAGGCGGAGGCAGTAG